A stretch of the Streptomyces sp. WMMB303 genome encodes the following:
- a CDS encoding disulfide bond formation protein DsbA, translating into MPEKTPADFWFDPLCPWAWMTSRWMLEVEKLRPIEVRWHVMSLALLNEKRLDELPESYRELMARGWGPVRVCVAAEQEHGSAVLGPLYTALGNRAHPGGRELDREVILEALAEAGLPASLADAADSDAYDAALRASHEEGIGLVGQEVGTPVIAVPGADGERIAFFGPVVTPAPKGEAAARLWDGTLMVASTPGFFEIKRTRDVGPLFD; encoded by the coding sequence ATGCCCGAGAAGACGCCCGCCGATTTCTGGTTCGACCCGCTGTGCCCCTGGGCGTGGATGACCTCCCGGTGGATGCTGGAGGTCGAGAAGCTGCGGCCGATCGAGGTCCGCTGGCACGTGATGAGCCTGGCGTTGCTCAACGAGAAGCGGCTGGATGAACTGCCGGAGAGCTACCGGGAGCTGATGGCCCGCGGCTGGGGCCCGGTACGGGTGTGCGTGGCCGCCGAGCAGGAGCACGGCTCCGCGGTGCTGGGCCCGCTGTACACCGCGTTGGGCAACCGCGCCCATCCGGGCGGGCGGGAGCTGGACCGGGAGGTGATCCTGGAGGCGCTCGCCGAGGCCGGGCTGCCGGCCTCGCTGGCCGACGCCGCCGACTCGGACGCCTACGACGCGGCTCTGCGCGCCTCGCACGAGGAGGGCATCGGGCTGGTGGGCCAGGAGGTCGGCACCCCGGTCATCGCCGTGCCGGGTGCGGACGGCGAGCGGATCGCCTTCTTCGGCCCGGTGGTCACCCCGGCGCCCAAGGGCGAGGCCGCGGCCCGGCTGTGGGACGGCACCTTGATGGTGGCCTCGACCCCCGGCTTCTTCGAGATCAAGCGCACGCGCGACGTGGGCCCGCTCTTCGACTGA
- the pepN gene encoding aminopeptidase N, which translates to MPGENLTRTEARERAALLTVSGYDVALDLRSAIEPPPATGPRTFRSTTTIRFASAEEDATTFVDLVAPHVHSVTLNGETLRVEEVFDGARVTLSGLRAANEVTIDAQCAYSRTGEGLHHFLDPEDGQVYLYTQYEPADARRVFATFEQPDLKAPFDFTVTAPAGWTVLSNGAQEGEPRPVDDGAAALWRFARTASISTYITAVVAGPYHYVADTYRRTLEDGSELEIPLGALCRKGLARYFDPQDIFTVTKQGLDFFHDHFDYPYPFGKYDQAFVPEYNIGAMENPGCVTFREEFVFRGRVTEASYESRANVILHEMAHMWFGDLVTMEWWDDLWLKESFADFMGAFALVESTRFRDGWITFANRRKSWAYRADQLPSTHPVTADIRDLEDAKLNFDGITYAKGASVLKQLVAYVGKDAFLEGARRYFKRHQWGNTRLEDLLSVLEETSGRDMAEWSKAWLQTAGVNTLTPQLTYDAADRVTELAVLQEAASAEHPVLRPHRVAVGLYRRDPARGVLERYARAEVDVAGPRTPVAELAGARRPDLVLVNDDDLTYCKVRFDEASLATLREHLGELTDPDPGPSGAGHSLARALCWSAVWNLTRDGLMPARDFIDLVLRFAGQETEIGVLQMLHGQAKLALDHYTARERRPEAGRLLSECAVTRLRQAEPGSGHQLAWARFLAAVASREEELRLLQGLLAGTARIDGLAVDQELRWTFLGALTAAGLADEEAVDAELARDDTASGKRHQVRCLAARPSAAVKAQAWASVVESDALSNSLVEATISGFAQPGQTELTAPYTPRYFEMLETVWATRSIEIGMAIVRGLFPAAQGDQATLDAADAWLTGHPDSAPALRRLVAEARDDLARALRAQRADAAA; encoded by the coding sequence GTGCCCGGAGAGAACCTGACCCGCACGGAGGCCCGGGAGCGCGCGGCGCTGCTGACCGTGAGCGGGTACGACGTGGCGCTGGACCTGCGCTCCGCCATCGAGCCGCCGCCCGCCACCGGACCCCGCACCTTCCGCTCGACCACCACCATCCGGTTCGCCTCCGCCGAGGAGGACGCCACCACCTTCGTGGACCTGGTGGCCCCGCACGTCCACTCGGTCACCCTGAACGGCGAGACGCTCCGGGTCGAGGAGGTCTTCGACGGCGCCCGCGTGACGCTGTCCGGGCTGCGGGCCGCGAACGAGGTGACGATCGACGCGCAGTGCGCCTACAGCCGCACCGGCGAGGGCCTGCACCACTTCCTCGACCCCGAGGACGGGCAGGTCTACCTCTACACCCAGTACGAGCCGGCCGACGCGCGCCGCGTCTTCGCCACCTTCGAGCAGCCCGACCTCAAGGCGCCCTTCGACTTCACCGTCACCGCCCCCGCAGGCTGGACGGTGCTCAGCAACGGAGCCCAGGAGGGCGAGCCGCGCCCGGTGGACGACGGAGCCGCGGCCCTGTGGCGGTTCGCCCGCACCGCGTCCATCTCGACGTACATCACCGCCGTCGTCGCGGGCCCGTACCACTACGTCGCCGACACCTACCGGCGCACCCTCGAGGACGGCAGCGAGCTGGAGATCCCGCTGGGCGCCCTGTGCCGCAAGGGCCTGGCACGCTACTTCGACCCGCAGGACATCTTCACCGTCACCAAGCAGGGCCTGGACTTCTTCCACGACCACTTCGACTACCCGTACCCGTTCGGCAAGTACGACCAGGCGTTCGTGCCGGAGTACAACATCGGCGCCATGGAGAACCCGGGCTGCGTGACCTTCCGCGAGGAGTTCGTCTTCCGCGGCAGGGTCACCGAGGCCTCCTACGAGAGCCGCGCCAACGTCATCCTGCACGAGATGGCGCACATGTGGTTCGGCGACCTGGTCACCATGGAGTGGTGGGACGACCTGTGGCTCAAGGAGTCCTTCGCGGACTTCATGGGCGCCTTCGCGCTGGTGGAGTCCACCCGCTTCCGGGACGGCTGGATCACCTTCGCCAACCGCCGCAAGTCCTGGGCCTACCGCGCCGACCAGCTCCCCTCCACCCACCCGGTCACCGCCGACATCCGGGACCTGGAGGACGCCAAGCTCAACTTCGACGGCATCACCTACGCCAAGGGCGCCTCCGTCCTCAAACAGCTCGTGGCCTACGTCGGCAAGGACGCCTTCCTGGAGGGCGCCCGGCGCTACTTCAAGCGGCACCAGTGGGGCAACACCCGGCTGGAGGACCTGCTGTCCGTACTGGAGGAGACCTCCGGCCGGGACATGGCCGAGTGGTCCAAGGCGTGGCTGCAGACCGCCGGGGTCAACACCCTCACGCCGCAGCTCACCTACGACGCGGCCGACCGGGTCACCGAGCTCGCCGTGCTGCAGGAAGCCGCCTCCGCCGAGCACCCCGTGCTGCGCCCGCACCGCGTCGCGGTGGGCCTCTACCGGCGCGACCCGGCGCGGGGTGTCCTGGAGCGCTACGCCCGAGCCGAGGTCGACGTCGCGGGCCCGCGCACCCCGGTCGCCGAACTGGCCGGTGCCCGGCGGCCGGACCTGGTGCTGGTCAACGACGACGACCTGACCTACTGCAAGGTCCGGTTCGACGAGGCGTCCCTGGCGACCCTGCGCGAGCACCTCGGCGAACTCACCGACCCCGACCCCGGCCCCTCCGGCGCCGGGCACTCGCTGGCCCGCGCGCTGTGCTGGTCCGCCGTGTGGAATCTGACCCGGGACGGGCTGATGCCGGCCCGGGACTTCATCGACCTGGTGCTGCGGTTCGCCGGGCAGGAGACCGAGATCGGCGTGCTGCAGATGCTGCACGGCCAGGCGAAGCTGGCCCTGGACCACTACACGGCTCGCGAGCGGCGCCCCGAGGCCGGGCGGCTGCTGTCGGAGTGCGCGGTCACCCGGCTGCGGCAGGCCGAGCCGGGCAGCGGACACCAGCTGGCCTGGGCCCGTTTCCTCGCCGCCGTCGCCTCCCGCGAGGAGGAGCTGCGGCTGCTGCAGGGCCTGCTGGCCGGCACCGCCCGGATCGACGGGCTGGCGGTGGACCAGGAGCTGCGCTGGACCTTCCTGGGGGCCCTGACCGCCGCCGGTCTGGCCGACGAGGAGGCCGTCGACGCCGAACTGGCGCGGGACGACACCGCCTCCGGCAAGCGGCACCAGGTGCGCTGTCTGGCCGCCCGTCCCTCGGCCGCGGTCAAGGCGCAGGCGTGGGCCTCGGTCGTGGAGTCGGACGCGCTGTCCAACTCGCTGGTCGAGGCGACGATCTCCGGCTTCGCGCAGCCCGGTCAGACCGAGCTGACCGCGCCGTACACCCCGCGCTACTTCGAGATGCTGGAGACGGTCTGGGCCACGCGCTCGATCGAGATCGGCATGGCGATCGTGCGGGGCCTGTTCCCCGCCGCGCAGGGCGACCAGGCCACGCTCGACGCCGCCGACGCCTGGCTGACCGGGCATCCGGACTCCGCACCCGCGCTGCGGCGGCTGGTCGCCGAGGCCCGGGACGACCTGGCCCGGGCGCTGCGCGCCCAGCGCGCCGACGCCGCCGCATAG
- a CDS encoding LysR family transcriptional regulator, producing the protein MLRGVELEVRHLRAVCAIADTGSVHKAARQLGMTQPSLTTQLRRIEQAVGGPLFNRERTGSRPTPLGRTVLTRARPIVAQMTELIREAKDAAGLGHADPGARLRLGSTGSRAVPGWLRRLHRRLPETDITFQTDVSANTLLQMVADNQLDAAFVHEVEGAPLRVPDGIRLQVLVRREPQFVAVPATHPAARTGRAVAVAELAGEKWMVDPSVDGDWDGLRRVFTAARIDPRVVYGDYLSAGDLVAAGEVVTPCQPTSQPRPGMSIVPLAGDPLGVRLVVALRAGRHACVEGDGVVEDLRASYEEVALGSPAYARWLAARRDPGLPVVA; encoded by the coding sequence ATGCTCCGCGGTGTGGAGCTCGAAGTGAGGCATCTTCGTGCAGTGTGTGCGATCGCCGACACCGGCAGCGTGCACAAGGCGGCCCGCCAGCTCGGGATGACGCAGCCTTCGCTGACGACCCAGCTCAGGCGGATCGAACAGGCCGTCGGCGGTCCGCTCTTCAACCGGGAGCGGACGGGCAGCAGGCCCACGCCGCTGGGCCGCACCGTCCTCACCCGCGCCCGGCCGATCGTGGCGCAGATGACGGAGCTGATCCGGGAGGCCAAGGACGCCGCCGGGCTCGGCCACGCGGACCCCGGGGCGCGGCTGCGGCTCGGCAGCACCGGCAGCAGGGCCGTCCCCGGCTGGCTGCGCCGCCTGCACCGCCGGCTGCCGGAGACCGACATCACCTTCCAGACGGATGTCTCGGCGAACACGCTGCTGCAGATGGTCGCGGACAACCAGCTCGACGCCGCCTTCGTGCACGAGGTCGAGGGCGCCCCGCTGCGGGTCCCCGACGGCATCCGACTGCAGGTCCTGGTGCGGCGTGAGCCCCAGTTCGTCGCCGTGCCCGCCACCCATCCGGCGGCGCGGACCGGTCGGGCCGTGGCCGTCGCGGAGCTCGCCGGGGAGAAGTGGATGGTCGACCCGTCGGTCGACGGCGACTGGGACGGGCTGCGCCGGGTGTTCACGGCGGCGCGGATCGATCCGCGGGTGGTCTACGGCGACTACCTGTCCGCGGGCGACCTGGTCGCCGCGGGGGAGGTCGTCACCCCGTGCCAGCCCACCTCACAGCCGCGGCCGGGCATGTCCATCGTCCCCCTGGCGGGGGATCCGCTCGGGGTGCGGCTGGTGGTGGCGCTGCGGGCCGGACGGCACGCGTGCGTCGAGGGGGACGGCGTCGTCGAGGATCTGCGCGCCTCCTACGAGGAGGTGGCGCTGGGCAGCCCCGCCTACGCGCGCTGGCTGGCCGCCCGGCGCGACCCCGGACTCCCCGTCGTGGCCTGA
- the snpA gene encoding snapalysin, producing MEYRRSALSAALGLGVTVALGLGAVPASAADDAAAARPAASSTAVSATTQGFTGENQQRNEKFFKFIVKEAFKKQAAKPGIQQVTINYSASGAPSFRSEIANSTAVWNSAVSNVKLAEGGGASFDYREGNDSRGSYAYTDGHGNGYIFLDYAQNQQYDSDRVVAHETGHVLGLPDHYSGPCSELMSGGGPGTSCTNDQPDAAERARVEQLWANGVASVAFENVGFK from the coding sequence ATGGAATACCGCAGATCGGCTCTTTCGGCGGCGCTCGGCCTGGGCGTGACCGTCGCACTCGGCCTGGGTGCCGTGCCCGCCTCCGCCGCGGACGACGCAGCCGCCGCCCGCCCCGCGGCGTCCTCGACGGCAGTCTCCGCCACCACCCAGGGCTTCACCGGCGAGAACCAGCAGCGCAACGAGAAGTTCTTCAAGTTCATCGTCAAGGAAGCCTTCAAGAAGCAGGCCGCGAAGCCGGGCATCCAGCAGGTCACCATCAACTACAGCGCCAGCGGCGCGCCCTCGTTCCGGAGCGAGATCGCCAACAGCACGGCGGTGTGGAACTCGGCCGTCTCGAACGTGAAGCTCGCCGAGGGCGGCGGGGCCAGCTTCGACTACCGCGAGGGCAACGACTCGCGCGGCAGCTACGCCTACACCGACGGGCACGGCAACGGCTACATCTTCCTGGACTACGCGCAGAACCAGCAGTACGACTCCGACCGCGTCGTCGCGCACGAGACCGGTCACGTGCTCGGTCTGCCGGACCACTACTCCGGGCCCTGCAGCGAGCTGATGTCGGGCGGCGGCCCCGGCACGTCCTGCACCAACGACCAGCCCGACGCCGCCGAGCGCGCGCGGGTCGAGCAGCTGTGGGCGAACGGCGTGGCGTCCGTCGCGTTCGAGAACGTCGGCTTCAAGTAA
- the pepN gene encoding aminopeptidase N: MPGTNLTREEAQERARLLTVDSYEIDLDLSGAQQGGTFRSVTRLRFQAAEAGDTFADLVAPTVHEVTLDGAPLEPAAVFADSRIALRGLTQGSHELVVVADCAYTNTGEGLHRFVDPVDGQAYLYTQFEVPDARRVFTTFEQPDLKATFQFTVRAPEGWTVISNSPTPEPRDNVWSFAPTPRISTYITALITGPYHSVHSSWEGKGADGRSVPLGIYCRPSLAEYLDADAIFEVTRQGFDWFQEKFDYPYPFEKYDQLFVPEFNAGAMENAGAVTIRDQYVFRSKVTDAAYEGRAETILHELAHMWFGDLVTMEWWNDLWLNESFATYTSIACQAHAPGSRWPDAWTSFANQMKTWAYRQDQLPSTHPIMAPIRDLDDVLVNFDGITYAKGASVLKQLVAYVGMEEFFRGVRAYFQRHQWGNTRLSDLLGALEETSGRDLKTWSRAWLETAGINVLRPEPTCAPDGTLTALAIRQEAPALPAGAEGEPTLRPHRLGVGFYDLVDGKLVRTDSVELDVDGELTQVPLPRDRKRPDVLLLNDGDHTYAKVRLDEESLANVTRHLGDFSDPLPRALCWASAWDMARDAELSASAFLELVLSGIGKESDIGLVQSLQRQVKLALDLYAAPEHREAGLTRWAEAADEQLRAAAPGSDHQLAWARAFAAAARSDAQLDLLAGLLDGSRAVEGLVVDTELRWAFLERLAATGRADEAEIAAELGRDATSAGERHAAAARAARPTPEAKAEAWRAVVEGDELPNAVQEAVISGFVQTDQRILLEPWTERYFAAVKDVWEQRSHEMAQQVAIGLYPALQVAQETLDATDAWLASAEPSAALRRLVTESRAGVERALRAQAADRAAGAAG, encoded by the coding sequence GTGCCTGGCACGAATCTGACGCGCGAGGAGGCCCAGGAGCGGGCCCGGCTGCTCACCGTGGACTCGTACGAGATCGACCTGGACCTGAGCGGCGCGCAGCAGGGCGGCACCTTCCGCTCCGTGACGAGGCTCCGCTTCCAGGCGGCGGAGGCGGGCGACACCTTCGCGGATCTGGTCGCGCCGACCGTGCACGAGGTGACTCTCGACGGTGCCCCCCTGGAGCCGGCCGCCGTCTTCGCGGACTCCCGCATCGCGCTGCGCGGACTCACCCAGGGCTCTCATGAGCTGGTCGTCGTGGCGGACTGCGCCTACACCAACACCGGCGAGGGCCTGCACCGCTTCGTGGACCCGGTCGACGGCCAGGCCTACCTCTACACCCAGTTCGAGGTGCCGGACGCGCGCCGGGTCTTCACCACCTTCGAGCAGCCCGACCTCAAGGCCACCTTCCAGTTCACCGTCCGCGCTCCCGAGGGCTGGACGGTGATCTCCAACTCGCCCACCCCCGAGCCCCGGGACAACGTCTGGAGCTTCGCACCCACCCCGCGGATCTCCACCTACATCACGGCGCTGATCACCGGTCCGTACCACTCGGTGCACAGCAGCTGGGAGGGGAAGGGAGCGGACGGCCGCAGCGTGCCGCTGGGCATCTACTGCCGCCCCTCGCTGGCCGAGTACCTGGACGCCGACGCGATCTTCGAGGTCACCCGGCAGGGCTTCGACTGGTTCCAGGAGAAGTTCGACTACCCGTACCCGTTCGAGAAGTACGACCAGCTCTTCGTGCCCGAGTTCAACGCGGGTGCCATGGAGAACGCGGGCGCCGTCACCATCCGGGACCAGTACGTCTTCCGCTCCAAGGTCACCGACGCCGCCTACGAGGGCCGTGCCGAGACCATCCTGCACGAGCTGGCCCACATGTGGTTCGGCGACCTGGTCACCATGGAGTGGTGGAACGACCTGTGGCTGAACGAGTCGTTCGCCACCTACACCTCCATCGCCTGCCAGGCGCACGCCCCCGGCAGCCGCTGGCCGGACGCCTGGACGAGCTTCGCCAACCAGATGAAGACCTGGGCGTACCGCCAGGACCAGCTCCCCTCCACCCACCCGATCATGGCCCCGATCCGGGATCTGGACGACGTCCTGGTCAACTTCGACGGCATCACCTACGCCAAGGGTGCCTCCGTCCTCAAGCAGCTCGTCGCCTATGTCGGGATGGAGGAGTTCTTCCGCGGCGTCCGCGCCTACTTCCAGCGCCACCAGTGGGGCAACACCCGGCTGAGCGACCTCCTCGGTGCCCTGGAGGAGACCTCCGGGCGGGATCTGAAGACCTGGTCCCGGGCCTGGCTGGAGACCGCGGGCATCAACGTCCTGCGCCCCGAGCCGACCTGCGCGCCGGACGGCACCCTCACGGCGCTGGCCATCCGCCAGGAGGCGCCCGCGCTGCCCGCCGGCGCCGAGGGCGAGCCGACGCTGCGCCCGCACCGCCTCGGCGTCGGCTTCTACGACCTGGTGGACGGCAAGCTGGTCCGCACCGACAGCGTCGAACTCGACGTCGACGGCGAGCTGACCCAGGTGCCGCTGCCCCGCGACCGCAAGCGCCCCGACGTACTGCTGCTCAACGACGGCGACCACACCTACGCCAAGGTCCGGCTGGACGAGGAGTCGCTGGCCAACGTCACCCGGCACCTGGGCGACTTCTCCGACCCGCTGCCGCGCGCCCTGTGCTGGGCCTCCGCCTGGGACATGGCCCGCGACGCGGAGCTGTCCGCGAGCGCCTTCCTGGAGCTGGTGCTCTCCGGCATCGGCAAGGAGTCCGACATCGGCCTCGTGCAGTCCCTGCAGCGCCAGGTCAAGCTCGCCCTGGACCTGTACGCGGCGCCCGAGCACCGGGAGGCCGGGCTCACCCGCTGGGCCGAGGCCGCCGACGAGCAGCTCCGCGCCGCCGCGCCGGGCAGCGACCACCAGTTGGCCTGGGCGCGCGCGTTCGCCGCCGCGGCCCGCAGCGACGCTCAGCTCGATCTGCTGGCCGGGCTGCTGGACGGCAGCCGCGCCGTCGAGGGCCTGGTCGTCGACACGGAGCTGCGCTGGGCGTTCCTGGAGCGGCTGGCCGCCACCGGCCGGGCCGACGAGGCGGAGATCGCGGCCGAACTGGGGCGTGACGCCACCTCGGCGGGGGAGCGGCACGCGGCCGCCGCGCGCGCGGCACGTCCCACCCCGGAGGCCAAGGCGGAGGCGTGGCGGGCCGTTGTGGAGGGCGACGAACTGCCCAACGCGGTGCAGGAGGCCGTCATCTCCGGCTTCGTCCAGACCGACCAGCGCATCCTGCTGGAGCCCTGGACCGAGCGCTACTTCGCCGCCGTCAAGGACGTGTGGGAGCAGCGCAGCCATGAGATGGCCCAGCAGGTCGCCATCGGCCTCTACCCCGCGCTGCAGGTCGCACAGGAAACGCTGGACGCCACCGACGCCTGGCTCGCCTCGGCGGAGCCGAGCGCGGCGCTGCGCCGTCTGGTGACCGAGTCGAGGGCCGGTGTCGAGCGGGCGCTGCGGGCCCAGGCCGCGGACCGGGCGGCGGGTGCGGCGGGCTGA
- a CDS encoding TIGR03767 family metallophosphoesterase codes for MLGLAGSAGVAATLALVTAPAPAGSAAPATRTRVRPLRAAPAPAAGDAPHGNTTTLTHRAVPSGDGPFKRLVTGPGWGRTVRTELAPAGRQRAGQAVPLASFVQFTDLHLVDVQHPLRYEYLRAETASAWRPQEALSVAGAVSLVERVNALSGGPATGTALSCVVTTGDNTDNNSRAELEWFVQVMSGGRITPDTGEPLLYEGVQDSGLRDYWQPDSDVRDRDKNVGYPKLDGYLRAAVRQVTSPGLKLPWYATVGNHDALPGGCFAAADARGFFADFAVGDRKLMTLSRDRAAQLWRAVDQGLDPEGARFKELLRTERRRMRVVTPDPRRAPVTPREYVRTLAGPHALGHGPAEHGYTEANAEDGTLYYTFRISEDVMGYSLDTTRRDGHYKGRVGAAQLRWLKRKLAEHDDSYALVFSHHTSTTTPEGGTELLALLRDTPHVVAWVNGHSHRNRITPHNTFWEVSTASHIDFPQLARTLELVDNKDGTLSLFTTLIESAAPHRTDFTDLSQTGLASLYRELAFNAPGTRRGLEGDEEDRNTELLLRKP; via the coding sequence ATGCTCGGGCTGGCCGGTTCCGCGGGGGTCGCGGCAACGCTCGCCCTGGTGACCGCACCGGCACCCGCCGGCTCCGCCGCACCCGCCACCCGCACCCGGGTACGCCCGCTGCGCGCCGCACCCGCCCCTGCCGCCGGGGACGCGCCGCACGGCAACACCACCACCCTCACGCACCGCGCCGTGCCCTCCGGGGACGGCCCGTTCAAGCGGCTGGTCACCGGGCCCGGCTGGGGCCGGACGGTCCGCACCGAGCTGGCACCGGCCGGCCGGCAGCGGGCCGGCCAGGCCGTACCGCTGGCGTCGTTCGTACAGTTCACGGACTTGCACCTGGTGGATGTGCAGCACCCGTTGCGCTACGAGTACCTGCGCGCCGAGACCGCCAGTGCGTGGCGGCCGCAGGAGGCGCTGTCGGTCGCGGGAGCGGTCTCGCTGGTCGAGCGGGTCAACGCGCTGTCCGGCGGGCCCGCCACCGGCACCGCGCTCTCCTGCGTCGTGACCACGGGTGACAACACCGACAACAACTCGCGCGCCGAGCTGGAGTGGTTCGTGCAGGTGATGAGCGGCGGACGGATCACTCCCGACACCGGCGAACCCCTGCTCTACGAGGGCGTGCAGGACTCGGGGCTGCGGGACTACTGGCAGCCGGACTCGGACGTGCGCGACCGCGACAAGAACGTCGGCTACCCGAAGCTGGACGGCTACTTGCGGGCCGCTGTCCGGCAGGTGACCAGTCCGGGTCTGAAGCTGCCCTGGTACGCCACGGTCGGCAACCACGACGCCCTGCCGGGCGGTTGTTTCGCCGCGGCGGACGCCCGCGGCTTCTTCGCCGACTTCGCCGTCGGCGACCGGAAGCTGATGACCCTGTCCCGGGACCGGGCGGCACAGCTGTGGCGGGCCGTGGACCAGGGCCTCGACCCGGAGGGTGCCCGGTTCAAGGAACTGCTGCGCACCGAACGCCGCCGGATGCGGGTCGTCACCCCGGACCCGCGGCGCGCCCCGGTCACCCCGCGCGAGTACGTACGCACCCTCGCCGGGCCGCACGCGCTGGGGCACGGTCCCGCCGAGCACGGGTACACGGAGGCCAACGCCGAGGACGGCACGCTGTACTACACGTTCCGGATATCCGAGGACGTGATGGGCTACAGCCTGGACACCACCCGGCGGGACGGGCACTACAAGGGCCGGGTGGGCGCGGCACAGCTGCGCTGGCTGAAGCGCAAGCTGGCGGAACACGACGACAGCTACGCGCTCGTCTTCAGCCACCACACCAGCACCACCACCCCGGAGGGCGGTACGGAGCTGCTGGCACTGCTGCGCGACACCCCCCACGTGGTGGCCTGGGTCAACGGGCACAGCCACCGCAACAGGATCACCCCGCACAACACGTTCTGGGAGGTCAGCACGGCCTCGCACATCGACTTCCCACAGCTGGCGCGCACCCTGGAGCTGGTGGACAACAAGGACGGCACCCTCTCCCTGTTCACCACCCTCATCGAATCCGCCGCGCCGCACCGTACGGACTTCACCGACCTGTCGCAGACCGGGCTGGCCTCCCTCTACCGGGAGCTCGCCTTCAACGCTCCCGGCACCCGCAGGGGGCTGGAGGGGGACGAGGAGGACCGCAACACCGAACTACTGCTCCGCAAGCCGTGA
- a CDS encoding LysR family transcriptional regulator: MFSSDRLRALDAVAVHGSLVRAAAALHITPSGVSQQLAKLEREAGHTLLEPQGRGVRLTHAGRVLADHAARVVAQLSAAESDLADLGDEILGPLRLGGVGSCLRALLPGVLAALTEAHPRLRPTVVDGEAVDMVPLLLAGELDLLLIESWHSRPMPLPEGVRVKPLAVEEVQVALPARHPLAGREVVDLAELDGVDWSSCPVGTEPYEALVQALRARGVEPRVRYAVGEYATQLAFVARGLTAALVPGMGRWPCPPGVCFVPVQPALHREVRAAWRAGGDSPSVRACLAALTAEEWDGEAVGAAAD, from the coding sequence ATGTTCAGCTCCGACCGGCTCCGCGCCCTCGACGCCGTCGCCGTGCACGGCTCCCTGGTACGCGCCGCGGCCGCCCTGCACATCACCCCCTCCGGCGTCTCCCAGCAACTGGCCAAGCTGGAGCGCGAGGCGGGCCACACCCTGCTGGAGCCGCAGGGCCGCGGCGTCCGACTCACCCACGCGGGCCGCGTGCTGGCCGACCACGCGGCCCGCGTCGTCGCGCAGCTCTCCGCCGCCGAGAGCGATCTGGCCGACCTCGGGGACGAGATCCTCGGGCCCCTCCGGCTCGGCGGCGTCGGCAGTTGTCTGCGCGCCCTGCTGCCGGGCGTGCTGGCCGCGCTCACCGAGGCGCACCCCCGGCTGCGGCCCACCGTGGTGGACGGCGAGGCCGTCGACATGGTGCCGCTGCTGCTCGCCGGTGAACTGGACCTGCTGCTGATCGAGAGCTGGCACAGCCGCCCCATGCCGCTGCCCGAGGGCGTGCGGGTCAAGCCGCTCGCCGTGGAGGAGGTCCAGGTGGCGCTCCCGGCCCGGCATCCGCTGGCCGGCCGGGAGGTGGTCGACCTGGCGGAGCTGGACGGTGTCGACTGGTCGAGCTGCCCGGTCGGCACCGAGCCCTACGAGGCGCTGGTCCAGGCGCTGCGGGCGCGCGGCGTCGAACCCCGGGTGCGCTACGCCGTCGGCGAGTACGCCACCCAGCTCGCGTTCGTGGCCCGCGGGCTGACCGCGGCGCTGGTGCCCGGCATGGGGCGGTGGCCCTGCCCGCCCGGGGTGTGCTTCGTGCCGGTCCAACCGGCGCTCCACCGCGAGGTGCGGGCGGCCTGGCGGGCGGGCGGCGACAGCCCCTCGGTCCGCGCCTGCCTGGCGGCGCTCACCGCCGAGGAGTGGGACGGGGAAGCGGTCGGCGCCGCCGCGGACTGA